A genomic region of Micromonospora sp. NBC_01796 contains the following coding sequences:
- a CDS encoding TetR/AcrR family transcriptional regulator: MATGDRRSGDSRHGPAPDLPTAVRVSLPSPPSSRGPAPTYSRAQVAAAAIKIADEHGIEAVSMRRVAAALGTGPMSLYRYVDNKEALCELMLDHMFGETELPQPTGDWRVDLAEVARSLRRAQLSHPWLARIAAGRPAMGPNMLDIFEYGMSILDRLDLDTADMLEIFALVSSWVGGFVQEEVAEQAARRDRGMDEREWQQSMSRYLETLTASGNYPYFTRVVRAGADRDFDTRFERGLDRILTGIEATLPG, translated from the coding sequence GTGGCAACAGGCGACAGGCGAAGCGGCGATTCCCGGCACGGGCCGGCTCCCGACCTGCCCACGGCGGTACGGGTCAGCCTCCCCTCCCCGCCCTCCTCGCGCGGACCCGCCCCAACGTACAGCCGGGCGCAGGTGGCCGCCGCCGCGATCAAAATCGCCGACGAGCACGGCATCGAGGCGGTCTCCATGCGCCGGGTCGCCGCCGCCCTCGGCACCGGCCCGATGAGCCTCTACCGGTACGTGGACAACAAGGAAGCCCTCTGCGAGCTGATGCTCGACCACATGTTCGGCGAGACCGAGCTGCCCCAACCGACCGGCGACTGGCGGGTCGACCTGGCCGAAGTGGCCCGGAGTCTGCGTCGGGCGCAGCTCAGCCACCCGTGGCTGGCCCGGATCGCCGCCGGTCGACCGGCGATGGGGCCGAACATGCTGGACATCTTCGAGTACGGGATGTCCATCCTGGACCGGCTGGACCTGGACACCGCCGACATGCTGGAGATCTTCGCCCTGGTCAGTAGCTGGGTCGGCGGGTTCGTCCAGGAGGAGGTCGCCGAGCAGGCGGCCCGCCGGGACCGGGGGATGGACGAGCGGGAGTGGCAGCAGAGCATGTCCCGCTACCTGGAGACGTTGACCGCCAGCGGGAACTACCCGTACTTCACCCGGGTGGTGCGGGCCGGTGCGGACCGGGACTTCGACACCCGGTTCGAGCGCGGGCTCGACCGGATCCTCACCGGGATCGAGGCAACCCTGCCGGGTTAG
- a CDS encoding ATP-binding cassette domain-containing protein, which yields MAQAPGDPVVVAEGLHKRFGSTRALAGLDLSVPAGTVYGLLGPNGAGKSTVVRILATLTRPDAGRAFVAGHDVVREAVRVRHRIGLAGQYAALDEGLTGRENLHIFGRLFHLTRATAKRRADDLLTRFDLAHAADRLVRTYSGGMRRRLDLISSLIVSPAVLFLDEPTTGLDPRSRNEIWQTVRELVADGMTVLLTTQYLDEADQLAQHIAVIDHGRVVTSGTPDALKAQLGARIDVVVRTPGELESTGAVLARLAGAAPDVDPDRRLLSVPIGADTLTLPAVVRLLDQAGVDPQDVAVRRPTLDEVFLRLTGNPAEESRDSDGATLKETVG from the coding sequence GTGGCACAGGCACCAGGCGACCCGGTTGTCGTGGCGGAGGGACTACACAAACGGTTCGGTTCCACCCGGGCCCTCGCCGGACTCGACCTCTCGGTGCCCGCCGGCACCGTCTACGGGCTGCTCGGCCCGAACGGCGCCGGCAAGAGCACCGTCGTCCGGATCCTCGCCACGCTCACCCGGCCGGACGCCGGGCGCGCCTTCGTCGCCGGCCACGACGTGGTCCGCGAAGCCGTCCGGGTACGTCACCGGATCGGCCTCGCCGGCCAGTACGCCGCCCTGGACGAGGGACTCACCGGCCGGGAGAACCTGCACATCTTCGGTCGCCTGTTCCACCTCACCCGAGCCACCGCGAAGCGCCGCGCCGACGACCTGCTGACCCGCTTCGACCTCGCGCACGCCGCCGACCGACTGGTCCGGACCTACTCCGGAGGCATGCGCCGCCGGCTCGACCTGATCTCCAGCCTGATCGTCTCCCCCGCCGTGCTCTTCCTGGACGAACCGACCACCGGGCTCGACCCGCGCAGCCGCAACGAGATCTGGCAGACCGTCCGGGAACTCGTCGCCGACGGCATGACCGTCCTGCTGACCACCCAGTACCTGGACGAGGCCGACCAGTTGGCGCAGCACATCGCGGTGATCGACCACGGCAGGGTGGTCACCTCGGGCACCCCGGACGCTCTCAAGGCACAACTCGGCGCCCGGATCGACGTGGTGGTCCGGACGCCGGGCGAACTCGAATCCACCGGGGCGGTGCTGGCCCGGCTGGCCGGCGCGGCACCGGACGTCGACCCCGATCGGCGGCTGCTCAGCGTGCCGATCGGCGCCGACACCCTCACCCTGCCCGCAGTCGTACGACTGCTGGACCAGGCCGGGGTGGACCCGCAGGACGTGGCGGTACGCCGCCCGACCCTGGACGAGGTGTTCCTCAGACTGACCGGCAACCCGGCCGAGGAAAGCCGGGACAGCGACGGCGCGACGCTCAAGGAGACCGTCGGATGA
- a CDS encoding ABC transporter permease yields the protein MTTIGTGVEPVGVTDSVGLARLRWRVTDILTICHRNLLQLKHAPGQIVGTVAFPLTAVVLFGYVFGSAIPIAEGANYRAYLMPGLFVMSTVTTLVTAMITLVGDSDLGVMDRFRSMPAERSSILFGQTLSDLLTNAVSLLVMAGAGLVVGWRVQTGPGSALAGFGLLMLLQFAISWVGLFLGTVIRNVQTAAKLGPLIMPVTMISNVFVPTEGMPTVLRTVAEWNPVSASVAACRQLFGNPASTAVDPAWPIAHPIIATVGWSVLLIVIFMPLAIRRFDTGPN from the coding sequence ATGACCACGATCGGCACCGGCGTCGAACCCGTCGGCGTGACCGACAGCGTCGGGCTGGCCCGACTGCGCTGGCGGGTCACCGACATCCTGACCATCTGCCACCGCAACCTGCTGCAACTCAAACACGCACCGGGCCAGATCGTCGGTACGGTCGCCTTCCCGCTGACCGCGGTGGTCCTCTTCGGGTACGTCTTCGGCAGCGCCATCCCGATCGCCGAGGGAGCCAACTACCGGGCGTACCTGATGCCCGGCCTGTTCGTGATGTCGACGGTGACCACCCTGGTCACCGCGATGATCACGCTCGTCGGTGACAGCGACCTCGGGGTGATGGACCGGTTCCGGTCGATGCCGGCCGAGCGGTCGTCCATCCTGTTCGGACAGACCCTGTCCGACCTGCTGACCAACGCGGTGAGCCTGCTGGTGATGGCCGGCGCCGGACTGGTCGTCGGCTGGCGGGTGCAGACCGGTCCGGGATCCGCGCTGGCCGGGTTCGGGCTGCTGATGCTGTTGCAGTTCGCGATCTCGTGGGTCGGACTCTTCCTCGGGACGGTGATCCGCAACGTGCAGACGGCGGCGAAACTCGGCCCGCTGATCATGCCGGTCACGATGATCTCGAACGTCTTCGTGCCGACCGAGGGAATGCCGACCGTGCTGCGTACGGTCGCCGAGTGGAACCCGGTCAGCGCGTCCGTCGCCGCCTGCCGTCAACTCTTCGGCAACCCGGCCAGCACCGCCGTGGACCCGGCCTGGCCGATCGCCCACCCGATCATCGCGACGGTCGGCTGGTCGGTGCTGCTGATCGTGATCTTCATGCCGCTGGCCATCCGTCGGTTCGACACCGGCCCGAACTGA
- a CDS encoding sulfotransferase family protein, whose product MLSLVVGTGRCGSTLVQELLSRHPAVGFVSGLDDKLARLNPKGRFNGALYRRSAPRPAGMTSLRHSRRLLERGRLRVAPSEAYHLLDRQVLGGFSRPCRDLLAEDLTPFVARRLRAFFDDRIARQGCEQLVQHVTGWPRTGFLHAAYPDLRVLNVVRDGRAVANSWLQMGWWDGWRGPDNWIYGSLPDDLRQEWAESGQSFQVLAALGWKMLMEAFAQARLRHPADQWLDVRYEDLVAQPREEVGRMLDFLGLDWSPAFQKGFARYDFPPGRAAAYRDELSPAQLGAVERVLEKPLAEWGYPV is encoded by the coding sequence ATGCTCTCACTGGTGGTGGGCACCGGCCGGTGCGGTTCGACGCTGGTCCAGGAGCTGCTCTCCCGGCACCCGGCGGTCGGGTTCGTCTCCGGGCTGGACGACAAGCTCGCCCGGCTCAACCCGAAGGGTCGGTTCAACGGCGCGCTCTACCGGCGCTCCGCTCCGCGCCCGGCCGGCATGACCTCGCTGCGGCACAGCCGCCGGCTGTTGGAGCGGGGTCGGCTGCGGGTGGCGCCGTCGGAGGCGTACCACCTGCTCGACCGGCAGGTGCTGGGCGGATTCTCCCGGCCGTGCCGGGACCTGCTCGCCGAGGACCTGACCCCGTTCGTGGCCCGTCGGCTGCGCGCCTTCTTCGACGACCGGATCGCCCGGCAGGGCTGTGAGCAGTTGGTGCAGCACGTGACCGGGTGGCCGCGTACCGGCTTCCTGCATGCGGCGTACCCGGATCTGCGGGTGCTCAACGTGGTCCGGGACGGCCGGGCGGTGGCCAACTCCTGGCTCCAGATGGGCTGGTGGGACGGGTGGCGCGGGCCGGACAACTGGATCTACGGCTCGCTCCCGGACGACCTGCGCCAGGAGTGGGCGGAGTCCGGCCAGTCGTTCCAGGTGCTCGCCGCTCTCGGCTGGAAGATGCTGATGGAGGCGTTCGCACAGGCCCGGCTGCGGCACCCGGCCGACCAGTGGCTCGACGTCCGGTACGAGGACCTGGTCGCACAGCCGCGCGAGGAGGTCGGTCGGATGCTCGACTTCCTCGGGCTGGACTGGTCACCGGCGTTCCAGAAGGGCTTCGCCCGGTACGACTTCCCGCCGGGGCGGGCCGCGGCGTACCGGGACGAACTCAGCCCTGCCCAGCTCGGCGCGGTCGAGCGGGTGCTGGAGAAGCCGCTGGCCGAGTGGGGTTACCCGGTCTGA